The following are from one region of the Aspergillus chevalieri M1 DNA, chromosome 1, nearly complete sequence genome:
- a CDS encoding uncharacterized protein (COG:T;~EggNog:ENOG410PKCM;~InterPro:IPR000719,IPR011009,IPR017441;~go_function: GO:0004672 - protein kinase activity [Evidence IEA];~go_function: GO:0005524 - ATP binding [Evidence IEA];~go_process: GO:0006468 - protein phosphorylation [Evidence IEA]), with amino-acid sequence MTPYRGHETGDPVGIGEVLDVRYRIFEKLGSGWYSTVWLARDQTYYTAVKILDQDCYGGEHSIFELEILQRLRDSDPNHPRYRHVSIRLDYFMYERHMRLVMELMAEDMNGFCFSFEEVKIPNVTMKRITKQLLLAVDYARSLGIIHTVS; translated from the coding sequence ATGACACCCTACAGAGGTCATGAAACCGGTGACCCTGTGGGCATCGGCGAAGTCCTAGATGTCAGATACCGAATCTTCGAGAAACTCGGTTCGGGGTGGTATTCGACGGTTTGGTTAGCAAGAGACCAAACATACTATACAGCGGTTAAGATACTGGATCAAGATTGCTACGGCGGCGAACACAGTATCTTCGAACTGGAAATTCTGCAGCGCCTCCGTGATAGTGACCCGAATCATCCTAGATACCGGCATGTTTCTATTCGCCTCGACTACTTCATGTACGAAAGGCATATGCGTCTTGTGATGGAGCTTATGGCGGAAGATATGAATGGATTTTGCTTTTCCTTTGAGGAGGTCAAAATTCCCAATGTCACAATGAAGAGAATCACGAAGCAACTATTATTGGCTGTGGACTATGCACGTTCGTTGGGAATCATCCATACTGTGTCATGA
- the aspf34 gene encoding cell wall protein PhiA (COG:S;~EggNog:ENOG410PQHQ;~SECRETED:SignalP(1-18)), whose product MQLKNVILAATAAATVSAAPTDGQKPFGVLAIHSGSGVQNSGFNAAKSSLFAGLPSQNASCARPEDGQTATFYIKDSELYLYDQSATPQKFYVDRSGMGQGKIGYTTGAQQPPKNAEQKGWSVSEQNYLQFGGKSLIACPNSIDGAWSIWASAGVDNPAGNENCVGIASRVIESTNPNGCKYTE is encoded by the exons ATGCAGCTCAAGAACGTCATCCTCGCCGCCACGGCCGCCGCCACGGTCTCTGCCGCTCCTACCGACGGACAGAAGCCCTTCGGTGTCCTCGCCATCCACTCCGGCAGCGGCGTCCAGAACAGCGGCTTCAACGCTGCCAAGAGTAGCCTCTTCGCTGGCCTTCCTTCCCAGAACGCCAGCTGCGCTCGTCCCGAGGACGGCCAGACCGCTACCTTCTACATCAAGGACAGTGAACTCTACCTCTACGACCAGTCCGCTACTCCCCAGAAGTTCTACGTCGACCGCTCCGGCATGG GCCAGGGCAAGATCGGATACACCACTGGTGCCCAGCAGCCTCCTAAGAACGCCGAGCAGAAGGGCTGGTCTGTCAGCGAGCAGAACTATCTCCAGTTCGGCGGGAAAAGCCTGATCGCTTGCCCCAACAGCATCGACGGTGCCTGGAGCATCTGGGCTTCCGCTGGTGTTGATAACCCTGCTGGTAACGAGAACTGCGTTGGTATTGCTTCTCGTGTTATCGAGTCTACCAACCCCAACGGCTGCAAGTACACTGAGTAA
- the kgd1 gene encoding alpha-ketoglutarate dehydrogenase KGD1 (BUSCO:EOG09260AZA;~COG:G;~EggNog:ENOG410PFJN;~InterPro:IPR005475,IPR011603,IPR032106,IPR029061, IPR001017,IPR031717,IPR042179;~PFAM:PF02779,PF00676,PF16078,PF16870;~go_function: GO:0004591 - oxoglutarate dehydrogenase (succinyl-transferring) activity [Evidence IEA];~go_function: GO:0016624 - oxidoreductase activity, acting on the aldehyde or oxo group of donors, disulfide as acceptor [Evidence IEA];~go_function: GO:0030976 - thiamine pyrophosphate binding [Evidence IEA];~go_process: GO:0006099 - tricarboxylic acid cycle [Evidence IEA];~go_process: GO:0055114 - oxidation-reduction process [Evidence IEA]), which translates to MLRTTAVKAASGSLSRGSTCSSCRRSFSLASNVARNSNGSKFGVATRRPLAVVDRLAGGYGRRQYAASAEDLEKGVDPNDSFLSGNTANYIDEMYVAWKNDPSSVHISWQAYFKNMEDGNMPVSQAFQPPPTLVPTPTGGVPQQMPGEGLGLSGSPEVTNHLKVQLLVRAYQARGHHKAKIDPLGIRGEAEAFGYSKPKELELDHYGFTERDLDQEFTLGPGILPRFSTPDRKKMTLREIVATCEQIYCGSYGVEYIHIPDRKPCDWIRDRFEVPQRYQYSVDDKRRILDRLIWSHSFESFLATKFPNDKRFGLEGCESLVPGMKALIDRSVDYGIKDIVIGMPHRGRLNVLSNVVRKPNESIFSEFAGSTEPSDEGSGDVKYHLGMNFERPTPSGKRVQLSLVANPSHLEAEDPVVLGKTRSIQHYNNDETEFNSAMGVLLHGDAAFAAQGVVYETMGFHSLPAYSTGGTIHIVVNNQIGFTTDPRFARSTPYCSDIAKSIDAPVFHVNGDDVEAVNYICQVAADWRAEFKRDVIIDIVCYRKQGHNETDQPSFTQPLMYKRIAEQKSQIDKYVEKLIAEGSFTKEDIDEHKKWVWGMLNDSFDRSKDYQPTSKEWLTSAWNGFKTPKELATEVLPHLDTAVEPELLKHIARVVSDGPDSFTLHRNLKRILSNRQKVVEEGKGIDWATAEALAFGSLVNEGYHVRVSGQDVERGTFSQRHAVLHDQATEATYTPLQHVSENQGSFVISNSSLSEFGALGFEYGYSLTSPNAFVMWEAQFGDFANNAQCIIDQFIAAGESKWLQRSGLVLSLPHGYDGQGPEHSSGRMERWLQLCNEEPRVYPSQDKLDRQHQDCNMQVVYMTSPANMFHMLRRQIHRQFRKPLIMFFSKSLLRHPIARSELSEFTGDSHFQWIIPDPAHGTAIDEPEKIERVILCSGQVYATLLKHREANNIRNTAITRIEQLHPFPWAQLKENLDSYPNAQNIVWAQEEPLNAGAWSFTQPRIETLLNATEHHNRRHVLYAGRAPSASVATGLKSVHIKEEQEFLEDAFSIHQDRLKGE; encoded by the exons ATGCTCCGGACCACAGCCGTAAAGGCGGCCAGCGGCAGCTTGTCTCGCGGCTCGACCTGCTCATCCTGCCGGAGATCCTTCTCTCTTGCCTCGAACGTTGCCCGGAATTCTAACGGCTCGAAATTTGGTGTCGCGACCAGGAGACCTCTCGCTGTTGTGGACCGTTTGGCTGGTGGTTATGGCCGGAGACAGTATGCTGCCTCCGCGGAGGATTTGGAAAAGGGGGTG GACCCGAATGATTCCTTCCTCTCCGGAAACACCGCCAACTACATCGATGAGATGTACGTGGCATGGAAGAACGATCCTTCCAGCGTCCACATCTCGTGGCAGGCCTACTTCAAGAACATGGAGGATGGCAACATGCCCGTCTCCCAGGCTTTCCAGCCCCCGCCGACTCTCGTCCCGACACCGACGGGTGGTGTGCCCCAACAAATGCCCGGTGAGGGCTTGGGCTTGAGCGGCAGCCCCGAAGTCACTAACCACTTGAAGGTTCAGCTTTTGGTGCGCGCTTACCAGGCCCGTGGCCACCACAAGGCCAAGATCGACCCTCTTGGTATCCGTGGTGAGGCTGAGGCTTTCGGTTACAGCAAGCCCAAGGAGCTTGAGCTTGACCACTACGGTTTCACTGAGCGTGACCTCGACCAGGAGTTCACTCTTGGACCCGGTATCTTACCCCGCTTCTCTACCCCCGATCGCAAGAAGATGACCCTGCGCGAGATCGTCGCTACCTGCGAGCAGATCTACTGTGGCTCCTACGGTGTCGAGTACATCCACATTCCCGATCGCAAGCCATGCGACTGGATCCGTGACCGCTTCGAGGTTCCCCAGCGTTACCAGTACTCCGTCGATGACAAGCGCCGCATCCTTGACCGTTTGATCTGGTCGCACAGCTTCGAGTCCTTCCTGGCCACCAAGTTCCCCAACGATAAGCGTTTCGGTCTTGAGGGTTGTGAATCTCTTGTTCCCGGTATGAAGGCCCTGATTGACCGCAGTGTTGACTACGGTATCAAGGACATTGTCATCGGTATGCCTCACCGTGGTCGGCTCAACGTCCTCTCCAACGTCGTCCGTAAGCCCAACGAGTCAATCTTCAGCGAATTCGCCGGTTCGACCGAACCCTCTGATGAGGGATCCGGTGACGTCAAGTACCACTTGGGTATGAACTTCGAGCGTCCCACGCCGTCCGGCAAGCGCGTCCAGCTCTCCCTGGTTGCCAACCCCTCTCACTTGGAAGCCGAGGACCCCGTCGTGCTCGGAAAGACCCGCTCTATCCAGCACTACAACAACGACGAGACCGAGTTCAACAGCGCCATGGGCGTGTTGCTGCACGGTGACGCTGCTTTCGCTGCTCAGGGTGTTGTCTACGAGACTATGGGCTTCCACTCTCTCCCCGCCTACTCGACCGGTGGTACCATTCACATCGTTGTGAACAACCAGATCGGTTTCACCACTGACCCCCGTTTCGCTCGTTCCACCCCTTACTGCTCGGACATCGCCAAGTCGATCGACGCCCCCGTCTTCCACGTCAACGGTGACGACGTCGAGGCCGTCAACTACATTTGCCAGGTTGCCGCTGACTGGCGTGCCGAGTTCAAGCGCGACGTCATCATTGACATTGTCTGCTACCGTAAGCAGGGTCACAACGAGACCGACCAGCCTTCGTTCACCCAGCCCTTGATGTACAAGCGAATTGCCGAGCAGAAGAGCCAGATCGACAAGTACGTCGAGAAGCTGATTGCCGAGGGTAGCTTCACCAAGGAGGACATTGACGAGCATAAGAAGTGGGTCTGGGGAATGCTCAACGACAGCTTCGACCGCAGCAAGGACTACCAGCCCACTAGCAAAGAGTGGCTCACTTCCGCCTGGAACGGCTTCAAGACACCCAAGGAGCTGGCCACCGAGGTCCTGCCCCACCTTGATACCGCGGTCGAGCCTGAGCTTTTGAAGCACATCGCTAGAGTGGTCAGCGACGGTCCGGATAGCTTCACCCTCCACCGCAACCTCAAGCGTATCTTGTCTAACCGCCAGAAGGTTGTTGAAGAGGGCAAGGGTATTGACTGGGCTACTGCTGAGGCTCTTGCTTTTGGTTCGCTTGTCAACGAGGGCTACCACGTCCGTGTTTCTGGCCAGGATGTTGAGCGTGGTACTTTCTCCCAGCGTCACGCTGTCTTGCACGATCAGGCTACCGAGGCTACTTACACCCCTCTGCAGCACGTTAGCGAGAACCAGGGTAGCTTTGTTATTTCCAACTCTTCGCTGAGTGAATTTGGAGC CCTTGGTTTCGAATACGGTTACTCTCTTACCTCGCCTAACGCTTTCGTCATGTGGGAGGCTCAGTTCGGTGACTTTGCCAACAACGCTCAGTGTATCATTGACCAGTTCATTGCTGCTGGTGAATCGAAGTGGCTGCAGCGCTCCGGTCTTGTCCTTTCGCTGCCTCACGGTTACGATGGCCAGGGTCCTGAGCACTCTTCGGGCAGAATGGAGCGTTGGTTACAGCTCTGTAACGAGGAGCCTCGCGTGTACCCCTCTCAGGACAAGCTCGACCGTCAGCACCAGGACTGCAACATGCAAGTTGTCTACATGACCAGCCCTGCTAACATGTTCCACATGCTGCGTCGCCAGATCCACCGCCAGTTCCGCAAGC CTTTGATCATGTTCTTCTCCAAGTCTCTCCTGCGTCACCCCATTGCTCGCTCTGAGCTCTCCGAGTTCACTGGCGACTCCCACTTCCAGTGGATCATCCCCGACCCCGCTCACGGCACCGCTATCGACGAGCCCGAGAAGATCGAACGTGTGATCCTCTGCTCTGGTCAGGTGTACGCCACACTGCTCAAGCACCGTGAGGCCAACAACATCCGCAACACCGCCATCACCCGTATCGAGCAGCTGCACCCCTTCCCCTGGGCTCAGCTCAAGGAGAACCTCGACAGCTACCCCAACGCCCAGAACATCGTCTGGGCTCAGGAGGAACCTCTGAACGCCGGTGCCTGGAGCTTCACCCAGCCCCGTATCGAGACCCTGCTGAATGCCACGGAGCATCACAACCGCCGCCACGTCCTGTACGCCGGCCGTGCCCCTAGCGCATCGGTGGCCACCGGTCTCAAGTCCGTGCACATCAAGGAAGAGCAGGAATTCCTTGAGGATGCGTTCTCCATCCACCAGGACCGTCTGAAGGGCGAGTAA